Within the Fusarium musae strain F31 chromosome 11, whole genome shotgun sequence genome, the region CAGATCAAGAGTATTGCGCGGAAAGTCGGGGTTATTGGTCTTCTCTGGAAAGTCGATCTGTTGAGGCATGACAAATGTCCAATTCATTACGTCAACACCAACTGATagacgacatgatgggcaTGGATCCAGTGTCGCAAGGTGTTTATGGGTCTTTGGCTCGACAAACGAAGGAATCGCATCAGCCTCCATGGTAGAAAAGTCCATGTTGCAGGGACGGAAGACAAGATCGACACCCTTGCAGTGACAGCGGATAGGTATATCTGTGGCTGGAGGCGCTTCGGGCCGAGCATCCTCATTCGCGGTAGGCCAAATTTCACCTAATTCCCAGCCATCTTCAGGTCTCTCCATCCATCTGCGAGGCTTCTCGCTGTCACCGTTCACATTTTGAAGCCACGGAGAAAGGCCCCCATCAACCGTGTCACCAACAAAGATTTGCCTCGTGAAGGTGATAAGGTTATCAACGTCAACATTATTCAAGACCCCCGTGAAAACGCCGTAGTGTTGGGGCTGATCTTTGTAGTGAGCATCCCAGAACATCGGACACGAACATGAGCCACAGAACAAAATTTGGCAGTTGGGGGTGAATTCGTAGGATTTCAGATCAGAGTTGCGAATTTCATCGGCTGAGCCAGGCCAGTCTATGTTGCAGTTGTACATGGCACCAGTGGCGTTTCGGCATGACGTGCAGTGGCATATCGACGCTGGTAGAGGGAGCTTTGATCGGGTCACTTTGCTGGTGAAGGTATGCGCCTTGCAGAGGCACTGAGCCGTGAGGGTGATATCCTGATCCTTGGTAGTCATCGTGTTTGTATCTCAAAAGACTTCAACTGTAGGATGCTTTGTGTTAAAAGTCGAAATATGCAATTGAAGAGTTCTATGTGAAGTTGTTAACGGTAGCAACAGTAGGGACCGTGAATTTTGGAGTACCCCGCCCCCAAGGGCGTGAATGATGACCAAAAACGGTCTTGTCGTACAATGACGTCGTTTGCAGGTACCAACAAATTTCTCAAGGCCTGTCCATCTATCTCTAGTATGTAGAAATTAGATTTGACAGCcaaagcctttttttatttttattttttctaAGGATTGCCCTATGCTTTCGGTCATGTTTTCTTGGGACGCTGCATTGGCTTCTGTTGCACCGCCCCCGTATAGCCTCACGATGTTTAACCGCCTGATTCCTGTGGCTGACGTGATGCTTCCcctaagataataataaccttatAGGCCGCCCGTCATCCATAGCCATATAAATATATGAACACTCGCATCCTGTCTTCGTAGCAAatcttattcttttaacATATCCCCGCCAAAATGTCCGAAAAGACCAAATCTGCGTTCTTCGACTCACCCGAAGCCTCCCCCGCTGCACCGCCACCATTCAGCCAGGCGGTGTCAGACGCTGGCCCATCAACTTTCCAGAGTCGCTTTGCATCAATCACACGACATGGACTTGACCGCATCAGACTGGTCAACCTCTCAGAGGTGGAAATAGCGGCTATGCACGAAATTGTGAGGACATATTGGGAACGTGGGATTGACAAGGTCTACCCGCAAGAATCGTCGCGGGAGTTCAAGCTAGGAGGCTATGCATGGGGATATGACCCGAATGGCAACGAGCAAGCGATGATGTTGACGCTTCGGATATTAGAGGGTATGCAGGGTTTGGGTTGGGTGATTTATTCGTCTATTGAGGTGACGAAGAGAGTTTCGACGAAAGGTGACTTACAGGCGATAATCGCAACCTGGGCAAGGTATACTGACGAGAACAGATGCACTCATATTCCGTAAAGTGAAAAACATCCCTCCTCCCTGCGAATGGCTAAATGTGTCGTTCCACGGCGGAGACAAACTGAAGATTCTCAACTTCCCGCCTACAGATCTTGTCAACGATATCATGGCGACTTTCATGACTGACATACAACGACATGAGGTCACGCCAGACCGCGCCAAGATTAAGTTCAAGGGATACCCATGGAGACCGCTGGAATCTGACGGAGTTGAAACACAACTGAAGTTGCTGGCGTTGCTTGAAATCTTTGAGCGCCACGGTTTCACGCTGTATACGAGGACGAGCGCGAGATTCGCCGATGAGACAAGTGAGTCAAATGTGTTGGTGTTTCAAAGGCGAAAGGACTGGGTGGTGGGGAAATCTCTATACGATCAACTCTGATCTTTGGCATGAACTGGAGATTGTTCGTGTTCACTTTTGTTCAAAATTCATGACCTGTAATGATCCTtcataatttcttttatacaACTATAGACTACCATTCCCCCATTTAACGATACGCATTAGGTCGATATACATCAAGTCTTTAGGAAACTCAAGCAAattccttgttcttcttcacaGCCAAGAATGTCAAACTCCACAACTGCCTAACATTACTCTCCGTCCCAGAGCTGAGTCCCGGCGGAGGGGGCAACGTCCCCAAAGGCGCGAACTTGTAACCACTCTTCGAACTatagctccagctccagacCTCTGACTGCAATCTCTCGCTGTTATCCTCAATAATGTCCCACAATCGATTGTAAGCACTCTTCAAAGCTGTGCGCACTCGGCTATTACTGCAAAATGCAGGagcatcttcgtcttctttaGACTGGGGCGATGAACATCGTGCAAGTTGACGCTCAAGGCCTTTAGCCATGAGGGCGAGTTGCCAGCTCCAGACTACAGTACCATGATACGCCGCGTTGGTGAAGTTGGCGGTGAAGACTTCTTTGCCTGCTAGTGCTGGGTTTGCAACCACGATGCCGAGAGGAGTACTCAGGCCGGCTGGGAATGGACGAAGGATGGCGTTGGCTGTTGCGTTTAAGAAGGTCGTGAGCTGGGCGTTGTTGGTTGAGTTGAGAAGAAACAGACGGAATGCCGTGTCAGTGTGCGTGATGCGTATCTTTTCCTCATCCTTGGTAGTGTTGATGGCTAGAGCGTAGTCAACGACTTCCCCAGAAGATGAGTAGTTGGCAACTGAATCTGCATGAGTTGGTCCATCGTAGAAGGTATTCTCCTTAACGTAGTCCTTCAAGTTCGAAGTAGCCGTGCCAACAGTGAGATCATACTCGAACAACGGTAGGGTATTGTCCTCCCAGATCTTTGCCCTCTTTGCCGCAACGGAACTCCAATCTTTGGTGACAGAATTATTGGGATAAACTCCATCAACCTTGGCCAAGTTGGAAATAGCATATAGTGCCGCTGGTACAAGAGCACAGTTCACGTCGAAGGGTATCCGCCCATTAGCAAGACCATATGTTGAGTCCCTCCATTGCCCAACTAGCTCACCCTTCTTCAGCTGGATCAAGTTCTCTACCGACTGCTCCTTCTCAAACGCTGCTGTAATGTTCATAATCTTCTGTGCGTTGATGTAGCTCAAGTTGCCCCATGTCAGATTCCGGTTCTCGACATCAACGTTGCCAGCCTTTGTGCTCAGCAATGGTTTGACTCGCTTTGGGGTAGTACTGAAATACCGATCCATGAGAACTGGCAGGAAGTAGTCTGTATCAATCATGGGATACGTAAAGCCCGGTGCCGTCGAATCAATGCCGTCCTGTAAGTTCAGAAGCGTCGCGTAGTCACCGATGGTCTCTTCATGGCAGACCGATCCATCTGTGCGATTTATCCGTTCCAACACTGCACCGATCACCGCTTCCAAAGCTGAATTATTCCCAGTACTGAGCACGGGTTCGAGTAAGAGAGCGGCGATCATAGTGTCGCGGCCAAAGTACGTCAAGAATCGCCATCCACCTGCGAGCAGCTTGTCAGtatacgagaagaaggacagcGACCTGACCTCTGACTGCTCTTTCTTAGCCAGTGATTTCGACTGGCTGTTGAGAACCTGTTGGGGAGATAGCTGCTTCAATTGAGGATAGTTGAACGATGCCGAGAACTTGTAGAAGCCCGCACCAAAACTGACAGTGTCGTTGTAGATTGAAACGCTGATATCCTTATTCTTCCATGGCTCCAGCAACAGGTTCGTCGTCGTCACATTGTCCAACCACAATCTCGATATGAGAACACCGCCATTCTTTACTCTCGTGACGTTTGTGGCATTTTGAATCGCCGGATTAATGATGCTCGGCCCTTCAGTAAAATCCCTTATGTTCCGGATCGAACCCAAAATAGCAACCGTGAGGTTCGCCGACGAGTTGAACGACAGAACACCCTCGACTCCAACGTAAGGATAATCTGATCCATTTTCTTCGCGGTTGATGACGCCCAGTGGCGATCCGAGAGTCGAATTGACCAGTTCGATCGCTAGAGTTCCATTCTTCTCGTCTTGGGGCTGGAAGAACGTGCATATACCGCTGTTCCCCGCAGGCCATGCAACAATGAGTCGAGGTCCGATAATCGACAGGTTACTATCCGGCATAGGACTCGTAACAACAACTTGCGCATCCGTATTGCAATCGGAGTAGAAGTAGTTCTCATAAGGTGGATCGCTAAGTTGTTGTGTAATAACAGGGCATGAATCGCCCAACGCCAACGTGGCGTACAACACGGCCAAAAGCATGGCAACAAGAGGCGTCATTTTTCCGGGTAAGCAGAATAAGATTTCAATCAGAGACTCGAAAGCTCGGAGGCCAGGCTGGATGGTCATCTTGTGCTTATAAATTACTCAGGATCGGCATCACAGATTGCGGGGTTGATCTGGGGATTTGAAGCTAGCAAAACAAGAAATGGAAGACGTTGGCACCATTTCGAGTTACTGGGTCTTTAAAGTTCGGGGAAGTTGGGAGCGATGACGACAACGTATGGCAATACGCGGATTGGAACCCGCGATTGCGATGCACTTCCTGCTATATTAGCTAGGGACGACTGAGATGCTCGTTCCTGTCTTTCATATCACAACAAAGTATTGAAAAGCTTAGAAGAAGGCAAAATCGTCGGCGTTATTGCTCATTGTCAACTTTCTCGAACCATATCAAGTCCCCAATAAGTGGCTCCAGATCCATGCCCATCTTGACGACCTTGCCGTTTTCAATTATGAACTTGGTCATCAGGACTTCGTCACCCGTATTAAATGCGTCTCGCACATGCGCATCGTATACAGACTGATCCCGCTTGTGTTTGAGCCTGGCTGTGAATCCCATTGAACGATCTGTTGCATCGATGAAAAGCCCTTTATCTCTGATCTCAACCTTCATGTTGCGATAACCAGGGTTCCAATAGTCGCCAGCATATTCTTCAAGTGTCAAATCTCTTTGCGATGTAGCACTCGATCCAACAATAGTTGGAGtgtcttcttttttccccttcACCCTGCCAgcgttggtcttggtcatTCCACCCGCGTAACTCCGCGACTCTGAATTCGGTTTCTCGCGCCCTTCTGGCGGGCTCATGTGCACACCTATGTTGGATATCGCCGTCGATGGCCATGGCCCCGTGTAAGACTTGATAGCCGTGTCGATGAACCCGCGAAATAGTTGTGCAGCTACTGAGTTGGTTCCCGAAGAATTGCCCATCACAACAGCGCCAAATTTGAGGTCTGGCAGAAACACAAAGCGACTGCCAAAGCCTGTGATATCACCGCTATGCCCAAACACTACATGTCCACCATGCCAGTAAAGATCCATACCAGCTGTGTAGAAAATATGATCAATGCCCGTCTTTCGTTGGCGATGGTTAGCACCTCGCTCAGACCGCGGTCGAGTCAGTCCTTGGTATACATCCTCACTTATGGGCCCGTTGCGATCGATAATTGCTTTGAGAAACCTGATGAAATCGTTGGCGCTCGAGATTACCGACCCTGCgccttggccttctggaCAATTCACTGCCTCAAACTCGCGATATGATGCGGACTTCTTGTCCCAGATATGCCCTTTGGCAAGACGATGGGCGTGACCTATAGCTTTGGCGCTTTCGGGTTGCAGACTGCTCGACGCCATGTCAATACGATCAAAAATGCGCTCTTGTAAGAACTTTCTGAAAGCTTGACCGGTCTTGACCTCTATAAGATGCGTCAAGATAGTGTACATCATGTTGCAGTAGGTGTAGCGTGTCCGCGGTGGAGCAGCGACAGCGAGGTTTCGCAGATTTCGCGTAATGGAGCGGGCGTCATCAGGCTCAGCAGCGCGTGTTCCCATGTATGAATCATCGTGGCTACACTAGAGTTAGCTAGGTTTATCGGGCGCAAGCGAACCCTACCCAGGCATGCCAGTATGGTGACCCAAAAGATCATCTACAGTGACGGTATTGGTGTGCAATTCATCCGACATGACAAAGTCGTCGGGCAGCAGTTCAGACATGATTGAGCCATATTGAACTTCTGGAAAgtcggcatcttcaactAAAAGAGCGATCGCTGCCGCAGTAAGCGATTTGGACGAGGATGCGATGTCGAACAGTGTGTCTGCAGTGCATGGTTCTTGGGACTTGACTGAGGCGAAGCCATAGCCCGCGGACTTGACCTTATCACCGTTAATAACAGCAACAGAGAGGCCAGGAACACGATTGTTTTGCATCAACGCCTTGACACGATCGCTGAAGTTTGGGGAGTCGAACAGGTCCATGTTAATTGCTTTGAGGGGAAAAGTTACAGCTTTTGGTGTCGCTCAAAATGTCATGGTCGAGTAGCTGAGGCGTCAGCATTGATGTCTCGGCGATTTTAGCCTTGCTGACTGTGCAAAGAGCGCTGAAGCCAATGTACATAACTAAATACTTAGTGGAATATCTGAATGAGAAATCCATGGAATTTTTTATCGGTGGTTTTTGCATATGGAGCAGATTATGAAGCCTCCACTGCCAGCCGTTGGCCCACTTGTCTCAGGCAGTCAAGTAACAAAGCGAACGCAGAACCAACACACCAATGAAATGGTGAATCTGACTGGCCAAGAAGGCAGAGGCCGCCATAAATTTgcagctcctcttcttccataaTTGCCTGCTCATCGTCTCGAACGTAGCTCATGCATTTCTTCAGTTTACTCATACTCCATGGTCGCTTCGTCCAATCGATCACAAGATGCTACcgcctccacctccaccgcCGCCGTCTTTTAGGGCCCCAGCAACTGACGCCAGCTCAACTCCACAAGCGCCAGTTGTTCCTGAGAGCGGTCCCGCCAGAGGCCTATTGCTTGAGTTGATCAAGCACAATGGCGCACCGTTCAACGATCACTGGGCATACTTTGTCCGATCCAGCTCGAGTTACTCTGTTGGTATTGTCTatgaagctgttggtgatgtccGCAGCGGATTCCAACGCCAGACCCGGAGAAATCATGACCTGACCTCTGATCCACCTTCGACTCGAATCCTGCTCCAGTGGATTGATGCTACTTTTGTCAACGAAGAACTGATGCTTCACGACCAAGGGTCGATGCCTATGTGCATCTTTGAGGAGAGCCTGAATAAGGTCAAAGTACCCAAGAAGACATTGAATGACACACGCGAAAGTGTACGTATGGAACCCCAGATTGTGGCCATCCGGAGTTAGGAGTCATTCACTGAAAGATTAAATTTTTACAGGAAGCCCCGAAGAAAAGAATTGCACAAAGGAACTGCCAGACATGGATCGTTGAGTCGGCGGATCAGCTGGTTGCAGATGGCATTCTCTCCTCGGATGTTGCTGCTTATCTTCATGCCACCAAGCAAGTCTAAACAGTTTCCAGGTGCTACACTCGAATAGGTCAACCTTGTCAAGTTTGTCATCAACAAGTCAAAGCGTTTAGCATGGAGAATAACTGATAGCAGCCAGAGTGGATTCAGAATCCAGAAGAGCCTCAAGTCTAGACTAAGGCGTTGATCACTTTGCCCTGATCCGCCATCACTCATCAGATATACTGGTGGCTGACGTGTGAAGCTGTTGGAATGATTCCGTGATGTTTCTCTAGTAAATTCCTATGGAGTCCGTTCCACTCGACCGACGGcattgagaaggatggcgaCAGTTAGCGCGCGTCTGGTCTGACCACCAGCGAATGAACCAAGAGAGGCAAAGCCACTTGCTATAACCTTTGGCTCAGTTTTCACCAATGCCTAAATAAATTTGCCTAAACAGGCACGTACTTCGATCAAGATCGCAGGCTTGGTATATATAGGCGATAAACCCACAAACATGATGCAGGTTCAATATCCCATATCCTACTATCACGAGCTAGCACCATGCCTACATATTACAAACATACGCTCTTCCTCTGGATCGAAGGCTACTTTCCAAAGCGGATTGCCTATTACCTTCTCTCCAAGGGCATCTGCTCCTCTGTAGAGCAGCTGTGCGATGGGAAGACTAACGAGAGCAATCTGAAGATTGTGTCCATTACTTTTACTGGTGATAGCTTCATTTCTGAAGACCCTGAAGAGCCCTTGCCATCTGGAACCAAAGTTCCCGCACTTCGCCTTGATGATACCGACAACGGCAAATCGATCTGGATCCACGAGACATGGAGCATCATTAACTTTCTGGAAGAAGTTTTTGATAGCGATAAGTACCGCAAAATGTGGGCTTCGAATCCCATCAACAGAGCCATTACCCAAGACGCCCTCAGCTACATCGCCCTCGCCACAGACGCCGGTCGTGTCTGGCTCGTCAATTGCGCTCCATACATGGCAGATTTCTGGAACATCCCCGATTCTGAACTGAGTCTCCCCGTCGGACGTCGTGCCCGACGTGAATTCGAAGAGCACTTCAGAACGCTGCAGAATGTGTGTGCTGACAATCTTACCTCAACGGGCTGGCTTACGCCTGCGGCTGACGCAGGCCCAGGCTTGGCTGACGTGATGCTCGCTGCAACGGTGAGACATACGGAGTTGAGCTGGAGTGAATTTATTCTGAAGCATGAGGAGCTTGGGAAGTTGAGGCAGTGGTATGAGAACTTTAAGACGGTGGGGTTTTGGCATGCGCTGGAGGAGACGGGGCGGTTCCCTGAGAATGCGAAGCGTGGAGAGGGATCTGTTCGGAAGTAGTTGACGAGATCGAACCGTAATTTGCAAGTTACTTGATCTGATTAATGCAGTCCTGTGCGTGAGCCGCATTTATTGTATGAGCAATTGACCATGCGATCCCAGGCGGAATACTGTCGCAGTTAGGCGTCTTCACACCTGAGAGTCTCAGCACGAACTAAGTATATCACAATACGGCATTTCCCCTTGACATGCGCTATTCTTCATTGACCCTCGGGCACCGAACGAATGACATCAGGGCCCACTGAGCGCATCAAATATCCAAGCTCTTACGGCAGTTGAAGCGGAGATTATGCATGTCTTCCACCGTCAATGCAACGGTATGTAACTGGCGCGATCCGCAGCTTCCGACCTCTGAAGCTACGCACTAACTCCTCAGCTGTAGCTGCTGTGTTTAGGTACTTCAAGACCTGTCCCCCCCTTGGGAACCCTCTCGAAGCTTGGATAACTTCTCAGCTCTCATTATTCACGCCTCTGCATCACGCACGGCAACATCAATCACAATGGCCAGAACAACGCTAACTCGCATTCCCCTCGCGTACcgcatcctcttcctctggtTCGAACCACTCGCCGCCTTCGCCGGGTCCTTCGTAATCTGGTTCTCCCCCCAAATGTTCCTCAACACAATGACGCCGACCGCCAAATTTGCACCCGACAATCGCGTCGTTTACAATCAGGTGGCGGCGACATACACGCTGTTTGCCTACAACGAAGCGATTCTTCTCCGCGCTACCAACGATCTACGTGTTTGGAGGACTGTACTGATCGGGATCTTGATCTGTGATGCGCTGCATCTGTATGCGAGCTGGCTTGCCATTCCTGAC harbors:
- a CDS encoding hypothetical protein (MEROPS:MER0026262); translated protein: MDLFDSPNFSDRVKALMQNNRVPGLSVAVINGDKVKSAGYGFASVKSQEPCTADTLFDIASSSKSLTAAAIALLVEDADFPEVQYGSIMSELLPDDFVMSDELHTNTVTVDDLLGHHTGMPGHDDSYMGTRAAEPDDARSITRNLRNLAVAAPPRTRYTYCNMMYTILTHLIEVKTGQAFRKFLQERIFDRIDMASSSLQPESAKAIGHAHRLAKGHIWDKKSASYREFEAVNCPEGQGAGSVISSANDFIRFLKAIIDRNGPISEDVYQGLTRPRSERGANHRQRKTGIDHIFYTAGMDLYWHGGHVVFGHSGDITGFGSRFVFLPDLKFGAVVMGNSSGTNSVAAQLFRGFIDTAIKSYTGPWPSTAISNIGVHMSPPEGREKPNSESRSYAGGMTKTNAGRVKGKKEDTPTIVGSSATSQRDLTLEEYAGDYWNPGYRNMKVEIRDKGLFIDATDRSMGFTARLKHKRDQSVYDAHVRDAFNTGDEVLMTKFIIENGKVVKMGMDLEPLIGDLIWFEKVDNEQ